DNA from Asanoa sp. WMMD1127:
GGTCACCGGCGACCTGCTGGTGCACGCGGTGCAACTCGTCGCGCCCGAGACCGCTTATGCCCACGAGATGGATCCGGATCTCGCCCGCACGACCCGGGTCGCCCGGCTGGCGGAAGCCCGCGAAAAAGGGGCCACCCTGGCGGTTTCCCACCTGGGTGACCCCTTCGTAACGCTCTAGAGGTTGGCGACGTCGCCCTGCTTGGCCCGGACGGCCTCGGCGGCCTCGCCCAGCGCGGCCCGCTCCGACTCGGTCAGGTCGGTCTCGACGACCTTCTTGACGCCGCCGGCGCCGATCTCGGCCTCGACGCCCAGATAGACGCCGGAGATGCCGTACTCGCCGTCGACCCAGGCGCAGACCGGCAGCACCGCGCCGCTGTCCTCGGCCACGGCGCGCGCCATGCGGGCGGCCGCGGCCGACGGGGCGTAATAGGCCGAGCCGGTCTTGAGCAGCGCGACCACCTCGGCGCCGCCGTTGCGGGTGCGGACGACGAGCTCCTCGATCTTGTCGGCCGGCAACAGCTCGGACAGCGGCTTGCCGTTGACCGTGCACTGCGACGGCACCGGGACCATCGTGTCGCCGTGCGAGCCGAGGGTCAGCGTCTTGACGGTGCCGACCGGCACGGCCAGCGTCTCGGCGACGAAGTTGCTGAACCGGGCGGTGTCGAGCATGCCGGCCTGGCCGAGCACCCGGTTCTTGGGAAAGCCGGTGGCGATCTGGGCCAGCGCGGTCATCTCGTCGAGCGGGTTGGACACGACGATCACGACGGCGTCGGGCGCGTGCCGGGCCACCTGCTCCGAGACGCCCCGCACGATCTTGGCGTTGGTCTCCAGCAGGTCCATCCGGCTCATGCCCGGCTTGCGGGGGAGGCCGGCGGTGATCACGACGATGTCCGAGCCGGCGATCTGCTCGTAGCCGGAGCCGTCGGTGCCGGTGGTGACGCCGACGATCTGCGTCTCGAAGCCCTCGATCGGCCGGGACTGGTTCATGTCGAGGGCGAGACCCTCAGGCTTGCCCTCGATGATGTCCGTGAGCACGACGGTCTCGAAGACGTCGTACTCGGCCAGCCGCTGCGCCGTCGTCGAGCCGTAGAAACCGGCACCGACGACGGTGACCTTCTTGCCCATGGTCGCCTCAACTCCCTGTTACCGGCAGATTTCCCGCGACCGTATCAGCGCGCAGCGGGCCGACCGGACCTAGGGGCACCAGCCGTTCAGCGGGTCACTGCGGCCGGTCCAGAGGAACGCGTTGCTGACCCAGCTGCCGTCGGAGAGCTTGTCCCACTGGTTCGTCCGGTAGCCGTCGCGGCCGGTGTGCGTGGTGCCGCGGGCCGAGCACACGATGTCGACCGTCGCGCCGTCCGCCGTCTGCCCGACGGTGGCGTAGTTGGTGCCCGGACCCCGCCGGCGGTTGACCTTCGTGCTGCCGTTGGTGTCGACGACGCCCTGGCGGAACCCGAGCTTGCCGTAGTTGTAGAGGCCGCCACCGACGTTGACCCGCTTCGAGCCGTGTAGCGCGTACCCCGCGTAGTTGGCGGCGGTCTGCCGGATCGCCCACTTGCCGACGTTGAACTTGTCGATCGCGATGTACTTGTTCTTGTAGCGCAGCGAGAAGTGCACGTGCGCGCCCGTCGACGAGCCGCCGCAGGAGACGTCGTTGCCGATGTTGCCGAGGAACGTGCCCTCGTCGACCTTCTTGCCGCTGGCCGCGATGTTGCCGGACAGGTGGTAGTAGTCGGTGGCGAACCCACGGTCGTGGATGACCCGCAGCCAACCCCGGCCGGACGAGCACATCGTGTACGCGAGCCCACCGCGCGCCGCCAGCACCCGCCCGTCACCACCGGCCAGATCGATCGAGCTGCGGATCGTGCCGCTCATCTGGTGCGGCCCGCCGGTGAGCCGCCACGTCTGGCCGAGGGCGTAGGGCAGCCGCAGGCCGGTGCGCCGGTCGAGCGCCGTCGCCTCGGCCCGGTTGCGGTTGACGCCGAAGGCCCGCTTCTCGTCGGCGCTCAGGATCGGCGAGCGCGCGGCCAGGTCCGCGAACGTGGGCTCGCCCTCCAGCGCCGCGGTCCAGCCGCGCCGGTCGCGGTAGGCGATGAAGAGCCAACCGTCGGGGTACGCGCCGGCGGTCGCGGGCGCCGGCAGCACCGCGGTGCCGAAGCCCCACGTGCCGGTGGTCCGCTTGGCGAGGTTCACCTGAGGGTCGGGTGCGGCCGCCCGGCTGCGGGCTAGCAGAATCTGGCGCACGACCTGGATGAGATCGTCTTTGGGGCCGGCGTGCGCGGGCGCGACTCCGGCAGATCCGATCAATGCGGTTAGGACGGCAGATGCGGCTATTGCGATACGGAGTCGCATACCCCGATAATCGGAAATTCGGGCATCTCGGTCACGTCGCCACGCCGATCGCCGGTCCGGCAGCCCGTTCGGCCACTAGTCACAGTGGGTAGTCGCGCGCTCGCCGAACCCACCCTCCATTTCCGACATATCGGTCTGAGGGACGGGCCGTTTCGTTCCGGAACCTGAGGCATAATTTTCCCCGGCCACCCTCGTGACCTTGCGCTGCGTGGCCGCTCCACAACAGACGAAGAGCTTGACCCGCAACACTTGCGGACCGCGTCGTGACCCCGCCGTGACCCGCCGGTTTGGGCTGAGGGAGTCCATTGACTTACCTTTGCCGTCGTTGCACTGCGTCACCCGACCGGTGGCGCGTCGACCCGCGCGCGCGAGCAAGTGCCACCAAGGAGGCTCCATGCAGGTTCGCAGGCTGATCGCCGGAACCGTCGTTCCGCTGGCCATCACCGCCGGTCTGGTCGGATGCAACAGCGGTGACCAGGCGAAGGTCGACCCCACCGGCGTGGTCAGCATCCAGATCGCCGAACCGCAGCACCTCACGCCGGCCAACACCAATGACGCCAGCGGCATCCAGGTGCTCTCGGCGCTGTTCGCCCCCTTGGTGAGCTACGACAAGGACTTCAAGCCCGTCCCCGACGCGGCCGCCTCGATCGAGTCGTCCGACGACCACAAGGTTTGGACCATCAAGCTCAAGGACGGCTACACGTTCCACAACGGCGAGAAGGTAACCGCCGACAACTACGTCAACGCCTGGAACTACGCCGCCTACGGCCCGAACGGCCAGAACAACGGCTACTTCTTCAGCCGGATCGCCGGCTGGTCCAACACCCAGTCCAAGGACGAGGACGGCCCGGAGGGCCCGAAGAAGGCGCCGGCGCCGAAGGCCGAGACGATGAGCGGCCTCAAGAAGGTCGACGATCTCACCTTCCAGGTCTCGCTCGCCGAGCCCTTCACCGAGTTCGAGACCATGCTCGGCTACAGCGCGTTCTACCCGCTGCCCAACGCCGCGTTCGCCTCTCCCGGCGTGCTCAAGGAAGACTTCGAGAGCGCCCCGATCGGCAACGGCCCGTTCATGATGAACGGCAAGTGGGACCACGACGCCAAGGTCGAGGTGGCCAAGTACGACGCCTACCCGGGCACCAAGCCCAAGGTCGGCGGCGTCGAGTTCCGGATCTACCTCCAGCCCAGCGCGGCGTACGCGGACGTGCTCTCCGACAACCTCGACGTGATCCCGCAGATCCCGACCGAGAGCATCCCCACCGCGCCCGACGACCTCGGCGACCGCTTCCAGCGCAGCTCCGCCTCGCAGTTCCAGTTCCTCGCCTTCCCCACCTACGAGGCCGAGTTCTCGAAGCCCGAGGTGCGCAAGGCGATCTCGATGGCGATCGACCGTGACGAGATCGTGCGGTCGGTGTTCAAGGGCTCCCAGCAGTCGGCCCGATCGTTCGTCTCGCCGGTGGTCGCGGGTTACCGCGAGAACACCTGCGGCGAGGCCTGCGAGTTCGACGCGGCCAAGGCCAAGCAGCTCTACGACGCGAACGGCGGCCCGAAGAAGTTGCAGCTGTCCTACAACTCCGACGGTCCGCACAAGGACTGGATCGACGCCACCTGCAACCAGCTCAACGCCAACCTCGGCGTCGAGTGCACCACGGTGCCGGAGGCGAAGATCGCCGACCTGCTGACCAAGGTCGAGGAGCGGACGCCGGTCGGCATCTTCCGGCTCGGCTGGATCATGGACTACCCGTCGATGGAGAGCTACCTCGGCCCGCTCTACAGCACCAGCGGTTCGTCGAACTACTACGGCTACAGCAACGCCCAGTTCGACAAGTTGGTCGAGGAGGGCGCGTCCGCCAAGTCGCCGGACGAGTCGATCGCCAAATATCAGGCGGCCGAGGACATTCTCGCCCAGGAGTTGCC
Protein-coding regions in this window:
- the mdh gene encoding malate dehydrogenase: MGKKVTVVGAGFYGSTTAQRLAEYDVFETVVLTDIIEGKPEGLALDMNQSRPIEGFETQIVGVTTGTDGSGYEQIAGSDIVVITAGLPRKPGMSRMDLLETNAKIVRGVSEQVARHAPDAVVIVVSNPLDEMTALAQIATGFPKNRVLGQAGMLDTARFSNFVAETLAVPVGTVKTLTLGSHGDTMVPVPSQCTVNGKPLSELLPADKIEELVVRTRNGGAEVVALLKTGSAYYAPSAAAARMARAVAEDSGAVLPVCAWVDGEYGISGVYLGVEAEIGAGGVKKVVETDLTESERAALGEAAEAVRAKQGDVANL
- a CDS encoding peptidoglycan DD-metalloendopeptidase family protein, which translates into the protein MRQILLARSRAAAPDPQVNLAKRTTGTWGFGTAVLPAPATAGAYPDGWLFIAYRDRRGWTAALEGEPTFADLAARSPILSADEKRAFGVNRNRAEATALDRRTGLRLPYALGQTWRLTGGPHQMSGTIRSSIDLAGGDGRVLAARGGLAYTMCSSGRGWLRVIHDRGFATDYYHLSGNIAASGKKVDEGTFLGNIGNDVSCGGSSTGAHVHFSLRYKNKYIAIDKFNVGKWAIRQTAANYAGYALHGSKRVNVGGGLYNYGKLGFRQGVVDTNGSTKVNRRRGPGTNYATVGQTADGATVDIVCSARGTTHTGRDGYRTNQWDKLSDGSWVSNAFLWTGRSDPLNGWCP
- a CDS encoding ABC transporter substrate-binding protein, which produces MQVRRLIAGTVVPLAITAGLVGCNSGDQAKVDPTGVVSIQIAEPQHLTPANTNDASGIQVLSALFAPLVSYDKDFKPVPDAAASIESSDDHKVWTIKLKDGYTFHNGEKVTADNYVNAWNYAAYGPNGQNNGYFFSRIAGWSNTQSKDEDGPEGPKKAPAPKAETMSGLKKVDDLTFQVSLAEPFTEFETMLGYSAFYPLPNAAFASPGVLKEDFESAPIGNGPFMMNGKWDHDAKVEVAKYDAYPGTKPKVGGVEFRIYLQPSAAYADVLSDNLDVIPQIPTESIPTAPDDLGDRFQRSSASQFQFLAFPTYEAEFSKPEVRKAISMAIDRDEIVRSVFKGSQQSARSFVSPVVAGYRENTCGEACEFDAAKAKQLYDANGGPKKLQLSYNSDGPHKDWIDATCNQLNANLGVECTTVPEAKIADLLTKVEERTPVGIFRLGWIMDYPSMESYLGPLYSTSGSSNYYGYSNAQFDKLVEEGASAKSPDESIAKYQAAEDILAQELPVIPLRFAQNNYGYSTRVQNVVVDLFSRIDLDQIEVLG